Part of the Geodermatophilus obscurus DSM 43160 genome is shown below.
CTCCTGCAGGTCGCGGTCGTAGGCCAGCGGCAGGCCCTTGAGCATCGTCAGCAGGCCGGTCAGGTTGCCGACGAAGCGGCCGGACTTCCCGCGGGCCAGCTCGGCGATGTCGGGGTTCTTCTTCTGCGGCATGATCGACGACCCGGTCGCCCAGGCGTCGTGCAGGCGCGCCCAGCCGAACTCGGTCGACGTCCAGAGCACGACCTCCTCCCCGAGCCGGGAGAGGTGCACGCCGAGCAGCGCCGCGGCGAAGCAGAACTCGGCGGCGAAGTCGCGGTCGCTGACGCCGTCGATGGAGTTGTCCGAGGCGCGGTCGAAGCCCAGCTCGGCGGCGACGGCGTCGGGGTCCAGCGGCAGCGACGAGCCGGCCAGCGCGCCGGAGCCGTAGGGGCTGACGGCGGTGCGGCGGTCCCAGTCCTGCAGCCGGTCGACGTCCCGGGCGAACGCGTGCGCGTGGGCGAGCAGCTGGTGGGCGATGAGCACCGGCTGGGCGTGCTGCAGGTGGGTCATGCCGGGCGCGGCGACGTCGCGGTAGCGGTCGGCCAGCTCCACCAGGGCGGACTCCAGGGCGGCCAGCTCGCCGACGAGGCCGCGCACGGTGTGCCGGAGGTAGAGCCGCAGGTCGGTGGCGATCTGGTCGTTGCGGCTGCGGCCGGCGCGCAGCTTGCCGCCGAGCGCACCGAGCTTCTCGGTGAGGCCGCGCTCGAGCGCCTCGTGCACGTCCTCGTCGGACTCGATCGCCGTGAACGTGCCGGCCGCGACCTCGGCGGAGAGCTCGGTGAGCGCGCCGACCATCTGCTCGAGCTCGTCGTCGGTGAGCAGCCCGGCCCGGTGCAGGACGCGGGCGTGCGCGCGGGACCCGGCCAGGTCGTAGGGGGCCAGCTGCCAGTCGAAGTGCGTGGACCTGGACAGCGCAGTCAGGGCGTCCGATGGTCCTCCGCCGCCGAAGCGGCCGCCCCAGAGCCGGGTGTGGGACGAGGGCGGGGCGACGGCGGGGTCGGCCGGGCTCACGGTGCGGTGTCCTCCAGGTCGGTTCCGGGCTCGTTCGTCGGGGCCGGGGCCCGCTCGGCCAGCGCGCGCAGCCGGTCGGCCAGGGCCGCTCCCCCGTCGGGACGGCGGGACACGACCAGCAGAGTGTCGTCCCCGGCGATGGTGCCCAGCACGTCGGGGAGGCCGACCTTGTCCAGGGCGGAGGCGAGGAACTGCGCCGCGCCGGGTGGGGTGCGGACGACGGCGAGGTTGGCGCTGCCCTCGGCGGAGGTCAGCAGGTCGCCCAGCAGCCGGGTGAGCCGGGCCGGCGCGGCCTGCGCGGGGCGCAGCGGGGCGTTCTCCGGCGGCACCACGTAGGACGCCGGGGCGCCGTCCGACCCCCGCAGCTTGACCGCCCCGAGCTCCTCCAGGTCCCGCGACAGCGTGGCCTGGGTGACCTCGATGCCCGACCCGGCGAGCAGCGCGGCGAGCTGGGTCTGCGAGGTCACCGGCTGGGCCTGGATGAGCTCGCGGATGCGGGCCTGGCGGGCCGAGCGGGTCAGGGCCGTCGTCACCGCCGCCCCCGAGATCGTCGGCGCACGGGCCGACCCGGCGCGCGGGTCGTCACGCGTGCTCCAGCAGCCAGATGAGGACCGCCTTCTGCGCGTGCAGCCGGTTCTCCGCCTCGTCCCACACGGCGCTCTGCGCGCCGTCGATCACCGACGCGGCGATCTCCTTGCCGCGGTAGGCCGGCAGGCAGTGCAGGACGACGGCGTCGTCGGCGGCCCGGGCGAGCGCGGCCTCGTCCACCGCGTAGGGCAGGAACGGCGCGATGCGGGCGTCGTACTCGTCCTCCTGGCCCATCGAGACCCAGGTGTCGGTGACCAGCACGTCGGCGCCGTCGGCGGCGGCCGCGGCGTCGTCGGTCCAGCGCACCGAGCCGCCGGTCCCCGCGGCGATCTCCCCGGCCCGCTTGAGCACCTCCGGCGAGGGCTGGAAGGACTCCGGTGAGCCGATGCGCACGTGCATGCCGGCCGTGGCACCGCCGAGCAGGTAGGAGTGCGCCATGTTGTTGGCGCCGTCGCCGAGGTAGCTCATGGTCAGCCCGGCGAGGGTGCCCCTGCGCTCGGCGACCGTCTGCAGGTCGGCGAGGATCTGGCAGGGGTGGTACTCGTCGGTCAGCGCGTTGACCACCGGCACCCGGCTGACCGCGGCCATCGCCTCGATCCGGTCCTGGCCGAAGGTGCGCCAGACGATCGCGGCGACCTGCCGGTCGAGCACGCGGGCGGTGTCCTCGACCGACTCGCCGCGGCCGAGCTGGCTGGCACCGCCGTCGACGACCAGCGGGTACCCGCCGAGCTCGGCCACGCCCACGGAGAAGCTCACCCGGGTCCGGGTCGAGGGCTTGTCGAACAGCACCGCGACCGCGCGGGGCACGCCGTTCGGGGCCCGCAGCGGGGTGGGCGCGGCCTCGGTGTGCCGGGTGCGCTTGAGCTCGGCGGCCAGCGCCAGCACCTCGGCCTGCTCGGCCGGGCCGAGGTCGTCGTCCCGCAGGAAGTGCCGGGTCACTGCTGCGCCACCGCGTCCAGGGCTGCCGGCAGGGCGGCGACGAAGGCGTCGACCTGCGCGTCGGTGAGCACCAGGGACGGCGCCAGCCGCAGCACGTCCGGGGCGACGGCGTTGGCGAGGAACCCGGCCTCCCGCAGCCGGGCCTCGAGTGCGGCGGCGACCCGCGCGGTGAGGACGACGCCGAGCAGCGCGCCCTTGCCGCGCACGCCGGAGACGCCCGGGTGGCCGAGGCCCTCGATGCCGGCGGTGAACCGGTGCTCGAGCTCCTTGGCCCGCTCGAGCAGCCCCTCGTCGCGGATGGTGTCGAGGACGGCGAGCGCGGCGGCCGCGGCGATCGGGTTGCCGCCGAAGGTGGAGCCGTGCGAGCCGGCGGTCATCAGGTCCGCGGCGTCCCCGAAGGCCAGGGTGGCGCCGAGCGGCAGCCCGCCGCCGATGGCCTTGGCCAGGGTGACCACGTCCGGGGCCACGCCGTCGGCCTGGTGGGCGAACCAGTGCCCGGTGCGGCCGGTGCCGGTCTGCACCTCGTCGACGGCGAACAGCGCGCCGGATGCCTCGGCGGTCCGCGCGGCGGCGGCGAGGTAGCCGGGCGGGGCCGGCTGCACGCCGCCTTCGCCGAGCATCGGCTCGAGCAGCACCATCGCCGTCCGGTCGGTGACCGTGCCGGCCAGCGCCTCGCTGTCGCCGTAGGGCACGAACCGGACGCCGCCGGGCAGCGGGGCGAACGCGTCGGCCTTGCCCGGCTGGCCGGTGAGCGCGAGCGCGCCCATGGTCCGGCCGTGGAAGGAGCCCTCGGCGGTGACCACCTCGGTGCGCCCGGTGAGCCGGCTGAGCTTGAACGCGGCCTCGTTGGCCTCGGCGCCGGAGTTGCAGAAGAACACTCGGCCGGGCCGGCCGGCGAGCTCGAGCAGCCGCTCGGCGAGGGTGATCCCGGGCTCGTGCATCGCCAGGTTGGAGACGTGACCCAGCGTCTGCGCCTGCTTCGTGATCGCCTCGACGACCCGGGGGTGGGCGTGGCCGAGGATCGTCGTCGCGATGCCGCCGAGCAGGTCGGTGTACTCGCGGCCGTCGACGTCCCACACGGTCGCCCCCGCGCCGCGGGCCAGGGCCACCGGCGGGGTCTTGTAGTTGTGCATCATCACGGCCGACCAGCGGGTGGCCAGCTCCTCCGTGTGGGTCATGCCGGCTCCTCTCCGGTGGTGGCGCGGGCCGGGACCACCATGGTCCCGGTGCCCTCGGACGTGAACATCTCCAGCAGCAGGGCGTGCGGGGTGCGGCCGTCGACGACGGTCGCCCGCTTCACCCCGCCCTCGACCGCCCGCAGGCAAGCGGCCATCTTCGGGACCATCCCCGAGTCGAGGGTCGGCAGGATCTCGGCCAGCTCGCCGGCGTCGATCTGCTGCACCAGCGAGTCGCGGTCGGGCCAGTCGGCATAGAGCCCCTCGACGTCGGTGAGCACGACGAGCTTCACCGCGCCGAGCGCGACCGCGACCGCCGCGGCGGCGGTGTCGGCGTTGACGTTGTGCACCACGCCGTCCGCGTCGGGTGCGACGCTGGCGACCACGGGGATGTGACCGGCCTCGAGCAGGGCGGTGACGGGTGTCGGGTCGACCGCGGCGACGTCGCCGACCAGGCCGATGTCGACCTGCTCGCCGTCGACGGTCGCGGTGGTGCGCTCCGCGGTGAACAGGCCGCCGTCCTCGCCGGAGAGGTGCACCGCCATCGGCCCGTGCTGGTTGATCAGCCCGACGATGTCGGGGCCGACCTGCCCGGTGAGCACCATGCGGACGACGTCGACGGTCTCCGGCGTGGTCACCCGCAGGCCGCCGCGGAACTCGCTGGGGATGCCCAGCCGCCCGAGCATCTCGGTGATCTGCGGGCCGCCGCCGTGGACGACGACGGGGAGGATGCCGCAGGTCCGCAGGAAGACCATGTCCTCGGCGAAGGCCCGGCGACAGTCCTCGTCGACCATCGCGTGGCCGCCGTACTTGATCACCACGACGTTGCCGTGGAACTCCTTGAGCCACGGCAGCGCCCCGGTCAGGACGGCGACCTTGCGGGCGTCGCCCTCGGGGTCGTAGGTGCGCATGACCCGGCTGGTGCCGATCCGCTTGCGGACGGCGGGCACCGTGGGCGGCGCCTCGTCGACCCGGACGTCCGGGGGGGTCGGGTCCTGGGGCGCGCTCACGTGGAGTACGCCGAGTTCTCGTGCACGTAGGCCACGGACAGGTCGTTCGTCCAGATCGTGGCCTGCTCGCCGCCGGCGCCCAGGTCGACGTCGATGGTGATCTCCCGGCCGGTGAGGTCGACGCCTTCCCGGGGGTCGCCGATCGCGCCGCCCCGGCAGACCGTGACGCCGTTGATCGTCACGTCCACCCGGTCGGGCTCGAAGGCGGCGTCGGTGGTGCCGATCGCGGCGAGCACCCGGCCCCAGTTGGGGTCGTTGCCGAACAGCGCGGTCTTGAGCAGGTTGTTGCGGGCGCAGGCGCGGCCGGCGGTCAGGGCGTCCTCGACGCTGGCCGCATTCCGGACCGTGATGGCGATGTCCTTGGTCGAGCCCTCGGCGTCGGCCAGCAGCTGCATCGCCAGGTCGGTCGCCGCGGCGGTCAGCGCCTCGGTGACCTCCTCGGCGCTCGGGGTGACCCCGCTCGCGCCGTTGGCCAGGACGATGACCGTGTCGTTGGTGGAGAGGCAGCCGTCGGAGTCGACCCGCTCGAAGCTCACGCTGGTCGCCTGCTTCAGCGCGGTCTGCAGGGTGGCGGCGTCGACCACGGCGTCGGTGGTGAGGACGACGAGCATGGTGGCCAGGCTCGGCGCCAGCATGCCGGCGCCCTTGGCCATGCCGCCGACGGTCCAGCCGTCGCGGGCCTGCACCGTCGTCTTCGGGACGCTGTCGGTGGTCATGATCGCGCGGGCGGCGTCCGGTCCGCCGTCCTCGCTGAGCGCCTCCACCGCGGCGGTGACGCCGGCGGTCAGCTCGTCCATCGGCAGCCGGACGCCGATGAGGCCGGTGCTCGCCACGGCGACGTCGATCGCCCCGATGCCGAGCTCCGCGGCGGCGTGCTCCGCGGTGGCGTGGGTGTCCTGGAACCCCTCGGGCCCGGTGCAGGCGTTGGCGCCGCCGGAGTTGAGCACGACCGCCCGCGCGCGCTCGCCGGCCAGCACCTGGCGGCTCCAGAGCACCGGCGCGGCCGGGAAGCGGTTGGTGGTGAAGACGGCCGCGGCGGCGTCGTCCGGACCGGTGTTGAGGACGACGGCGACGTCCGGGGCGCCGCTGGACTTGAGCCCGGCGGCGACGCCGGCGGCGGAGAACCCCTGCGGGGCGGTGACGCTCACGGGGCCACCCCCACGACGGGGAGGCCGGTGACCTCGGGCAAGCCCAGGGCGAGGTTGGCGCACTGGATGGCCGCTCCCCCGGTGCCCTTGGTCAGGTTGTCCACCGCGGCGACCACAACGAGCCGGCCGGCGTCGGGGTCGATGGCGACCTGCAGGGCGACGGTGTTGGCGCTGAGCACCTGGGCCGTCGTGGGCCACTGCCCCTCGGGCAGCAGGTGCACGAACGGCTCGTCGGCGTAGGCCTTCTCGTAGGCGGCCCGGGCGGCGGCCTCGTCGGTGCCCGCGGCCAGGGGTGCCGAGCAGGTGGCGAGGATGCCCCGGCTCATCGGCACCAGGGTCGGGGTGAAGCTCACGGTGACGGGTGCGCCGGCCGCCTGCGAGAGGTTCTGCACCATCTCCGGCGTGTGCCGGTGCACCCCGCCGACACCGTAGGCGCTGACCGAGCCCATGACCTCGCTGCCGAGCAGGTGCGGCTTGGCCGACTTGCCGGCGCCGGACGTGCCGCTGGCCGCGACCACGACGACGTCGGGCTCGACCAGGCCGGCGGCCAGCGCCGGGGCCAGCGCCAGGGTGACCGAGGTCGGGTAGCAGCCGGGGACGGCGATCCGCCGGGCGCCCGTGAGCTGCTCCCGTTGGCCGGGCAGCTCGGGCAGGCCGTAGGGCCAGGTGCCGGCGTGCTCGGAGCCGTACCAGCGGGCCCACGCCGCCGGGTCGTTGAGCCGGTGGTCGGCGCCGCAGTCGATGACGAGCGTGTCGTCGGGCAGCTGCGCGGCGATGGCGGCGGACTCCCCGTGCGGCAGCGCCAGGACGACGACGTCGTAGCCGGCGAGGTCCGCTGCACCGCTCGGCCGGACCTCGAGGTCGGCGTAGGGCAGCAGGTGCGGCTGCAGCTCACCCAGGCGTCGGCCGGCGCTCGAGTTGGCGTGCACCCCGGCCAGCCGGAGGTACGGGTGCCCGGCGAGCAGCCGGCACACCTCTCCCCCTGCGTACCCGGTGGCGCCGGTGACCCCGACCGTCCACGTCTGCTGTCCGCTCACGATGCATGACCATACACCAGCCTGCATGACTGTTCATGGGTGGTCCATGGCCGTCACACGGCGAGCGGCCGGCCCACCGACCGACGTCCATGACAGGAGCTCTCACATGACGAGCACCGACTCCGCCGGGTCCTCGCTGTCGCCCTCGCCGCCCTCGAACTGGTCGAGGGGGACGTTGGCGCGCTGCGCCAGTGCGACGGCGACCTCCCAGCCCAGTGCTCGGTAGGCGTCGAACTGCTCCCCTGAGAACCACTGGTTGGCCGTCGGGTGCTGGGGGAACTGGTGGTCCTTCTCCCGGAACACCGCGAGGTCCATCGGAACGCCGTCCCACAGGACGCAGCGTGCGTAGTAGATGACCCCCATGCTGCCGTCGGGATAGGTCACGCTCCCCACCGCGACCGGCTCATCGGCCAGACCGGTCTCGGTCGACGGCAGGGTGGCGGCGGGGTCCAGCCGCACCTCGGCGCCGAGGTCGGACCGGGCCAGGGCCGCTGCGCGGGCGATGTCCTGCAGCGGACTGCGGCCACCCGCGCTGGCGTCCACGACGACCATGTGCGTGCAGCGGCGTCTGATCAGCTCCACCAGGCCGAGGTTCTCCCAGTGACCGCCGTCCGACACGTGGATGAAGCGCCCTCGGGTCCCCGCCAGCCCCATCGCCTCCTTCAGCACGTACAGCCCACCCGGCTCCCGCCACCCGGTCGCCAGCGCCCGTGCCACCCGCCGCACACGCGACCGGCCCCTCGACGGAGGAGCCGCCACGTCGCCGCGCCGGAACGGGTTGGGGATCCACACCCCGAGGCGGAGGTTGGCGAGGGCCATCAGCAGCCGCAGCGCGGGGAGGGTGAAGCGCCCCATGGTGGGCGAGATGGCGGCCCCCGAGATCGCCATCATCGACGGCAGCGTGAGACCGCTGCCGCCCCTCGTGTGCGTCCGTTCCAGCTCGGACGTCTCCACGAGCGGTGCCAGGTCGACGCTCCCCGACCGGCACGGGTCGAACGTGAAGGAGGCAGCCCAGCTCTTGTTGGGCACGTCCCCCTCGCGGGCCGCCACGGCCGCGCACACGATGAGCTCGGGGAACGGCAGACCGGACCTGCGCTTGGCCTCGATCTCCCGACCGACGTCGCTGAGTCTGACCTCGTCGTCGTAGGGAACGGGAGCCACCCGCACGCCACCGGCTGAACTCGTCCGCTTCAGGACGAACGCGTGACTCAGGCGCTCCCGGTAGTACAGGTGCATGGAGTAGCGACGGTTGTGGATGCAGAAGCCACAGACCGCCAACGTGGCCAGCGCCCCGAGGAGCACCCACACGTCCAGCGGGGGATCCCAGCCACTGCGCGCCTCACCCTCCGCCGCCAACAGGAGGGGGACGGCGAGGATCCCCCAGCCGCTCAGGAACGCGAGGACGCCCTGGAACGCACGGGCTCTGCCCAGCCGCATCAGGAGCACGGCGAGGGCTCCCAGCAGCACCACTCCCACCACCATGGCCACGGTCACGAGCAGGCGACGCGACCCCAGGTCGTCGGCCCTCCCCACCCAGAACGGGTCGTCGGCCAGCGCGACACCGAGGAGGTGCACCAGGAGGGGGAGACAGACGGCCAGGACGGCGACGACGCCGGAGCCCGCGACGAGCGCTGTCGCGGTCCTCCTGAGCGGCCGCTCGCCGGGCACGGCGCGGAACCGGCTCTTGTCAAAGAACCGCCGCACGCCGACGAGCACGATCGCCGCCAGGAACAGGCCGGCCGCCGCGGCGCTCCCCCACGCGACGGCGCCGACCAGCCGGCCGTCGGGCCTGCCGATGCCACGGATCGTGGCCCCGTACACCAGCCCGACGATCCGGCCGGCGAGATAGGACCCGACGACGAGCGGCAGGAGGTTCAGCAGGAGCCCGTAGACGAAGTTCACGACCAGCCACAGCCGACCGGTCAGTCCGGGAGCCAGGTAACTGAGGTGCGTCCGGAGGTACCACTCCTCCGGACTCCCCCGGGACCAGGGCGCAGCCTCCCCGCGCAGGGCCTCTGCATCGGACTTCCCCTGGGCGACCGTGAGAGCACCGGCGATGTAGCTGCCCCCGGAGACGGCGGACAGGTACCGCGCCCTCTGGAACAGCCCCTGGCGGGACAGGGCCTGGTACGCACCCAGGCAGAAGGCCGCCGACCTGATGCCGCCTCCGGAGAAGGAGATGCCCAGCACGCTGCGGCCCTCGTGGCCGCCGTCGAGATAGGCCCATCGCCCGCTGTCAGTCACGGTCGAACTGCCCTGTGTCCGAGCCGTACGGGTACACCGGGAGCCTCCCCTGGTCCCGGAGGCGGCGGATCCCTCCCCGGTCGAAGAGCCGGAACATGAAGAGCGGGTGCACACAGACCTGGTCCTCGTCCTCCACCGGCCGCAGCGTCTCGGTGAACGTGTACGAGAAGCGGCCGACGGTGTACCTCGAGGTCGAGCCGTCGACGATGCCCAGGACGCCCACGTCGAGGGCGGCCTCCAGGAAGTCGCTGTAGTCGACGCCCGACCGCGCGACGCCCGCGGCGTTGAAGGCGCGGTGGAGCTCGCTGCACGTGAGCGTGTTCGGGATGTGGTTCTTGAGATATCCGAGCGCCGTCGCCATGTAGGGGTAGTCGTGCGAGTAGCTGGACAGGATCCCGTCGACGATGCGCAACTCCGCCTCCCGGACGCCGTCCAGCACGTCCCGGGGGGTCGCGACGGGGACACCACGACGGTGTCGCGCCGAGCGCGAGAGGATCTCGTTCAGGATCTGGATCAGGTGGCGCGGCAGGAGCTGCGTGTGCCGCATGATGTAGGCGACCGGGTCCTCGTCGGACCCCAGCCCCGTGCGCATCCCTCCCCGGGGCAGCAGTGACCGCAGGGTGGCCTCGGCCATCTGGTGGTCACGCTCGTCGTGCTGGCGCGGCAACCCCAGACGGCCCAGGTCGTCCTGGTGGTACAGGTCGAGGTAACGCCGCAGACGGTTCCCGGCGATGGTCATCAGCTCCGCCGCGGTCCACCGGATGACGAGGTAGTCGAGGAAGTCCTTCTCCGGATTGGCCGTGAGGTCCCGGAGGCGCTGCACGAGCTCCGCGGGAAAGGCGAAACGGACCTTGAACGGTTGGGCATCGGCCGTGCCGGCGAACTCGCGAGTGGCCCGGAAGAGCCCGGACAGGGTCGTCCGCAGCTCGGCCACGTGCACGTGCAGGTCCTCGAGGTTGTCCACGACGACGTACAGGCGCACCCGTTCGCGCTCGATCAGGTCGACGAAGGACCGGTGCGCGACCTCGTAGGTGGCGACGTCGGTCCGCAGGGACGCGCACATCTCCTCGACCGTGAGGCCGGGGATCGATCGGACGAGGACGTCGGACAGCGCACTGCCGACACGAGCGAGCAGTCTCCCCGGTTCGAGACTCGACGGGTTCCCGTAGGAGCTGAGGTAGGACGCGATGAGCCGGCCCTCGCCCGTGTGTCTCAGCCCGGGCACCCGGCACGAGAGCAGCATCGCGGCGTGGGTCAGGAGCACCTGCCACACGTGCGCGAGGTTCTCCGCGAAGAGGGGACCGACCTCGCGCGCGTACCGGATCCGGAGGCGCTCGATCTCGTGGTAGGCGTCCTCCGACTTGATGAGGATGACCTTCGCGCCGTCCACGAACGCCGTTCCCACCAGGAACGCCGTCTTCCCGGAGCCCTTGCGACCGACCACGTAGACGGGGTCGTCGCGCTCGGCTCTGCCGTGGCAGCCGTTCATGCGGTCGTAGAGCTGCTCGAAGATGCCCCGCGGGCTCCTGAGCAGTTCCTCCGTGTACGGCGGCCCCAGTGGCTGGTTGCGCGTGAGGATCCGCATCAGCTCCTCCGGCGCTGCTCCCATTGCGTCCCCCAGGTCGGGAAGAGCACGAACCCCGCAACGCTCAGCGCGGGGGCCTGTACTCGGAGGAGTCGCGAGCCACGGCGTCAGATACGGCCACCGACGACGCCCGTGCACGCCCGGCTCGACAGGCTGCCGCAGCGGCGCAGCGGTCGGCGACGGTGCGGCGCTGCCCGACGCGGTCGTCGGAGCCGCCAGCGGCCGCGCGTGAGTGCCCGGGTCGCCCCC
Proteins encoded:
- the argH gene encoding argininosuccinate lyase, whose amino-acid sequence is MSPADPAVAPPSSHTRLWGGRFGGGGPSDALTALSRSTHFDWQLAPYDLAGSRAHARVLHRAGLLTDDELEQMVGALTELSAEVAAGTFTAIESDEDVHEALERGLTEKLGALGGKLRAGRSRNDQIATDLRLYLRHTVRGLVGELAALESALVELADRYRDVAAPGMTHLQHAQPVLIAHQLLAHAHAFARDVDRLQDWDRRTAVSPYGSGALAGSSLPLDPDAVAAELGFDRASDNSIDGVSDRDFAAEFCFAAALLGVHLSRLGEEVVLWTSTEFGWARLHDAWATGSSIMPQKKNPDIAELARGKSGRFVGNLTGLLTMLKGLPLAYDRDLQEDKEPVFDSMEQLLLLLPAVTGMVATLTLRAEVLEAAAPQGFALATDVAEWLVRQGVPFRSAHEISGAMVAYCEQRGLELDELSDAQLVEVAPELTPDVRAVLSVRGALAARKARGGTAPERVAEQLDTLGSLARSHAQWASSSPVAAAL
- a CDS encoding arginine repressor, whose translation is MTTALTRSARQARIRELIQAQPVTSQTQLAALLAGSGIEVTQATLSRDLEELGAVKLRGSDGAPASYVVPPENAPLRPAQAAPARLTRLLGDLLTSAEGSANLAVVRTPPGAAQFLASALDKVGLPDVLGTIAGDDTLLVVSRRPDGGAALADRLRALAERAPAPTNEPGTDLEDTAP
- the argF gene encoding ornithine carbamoyltransferase; protein product: MTRHFLRDDDLGPAEQAEVLALAAELKRTRHTEAAPTPLRAPNGVPRAVAVLFDKPSTRTRVSFSVGVAELGGYPLVVDGGASQLGRGESVEDTARVLDRQVAAIVWRTFGQDRIEAMAAVSRVPVVNALTDEYHPCQILADLQTVAERRGTLAGLTMSYLGDGANNMAHSYLLGGATAGMHVRIGSPESFQPSPEVLKRAGEIAAGTGGSVRWTDDAAAAADGADVLVTDTWVSMGQEDEYDARIAPFLPYAVDEAALARAADDAVVLHCLPAYRGKEIAASVIDGAQSAVWDEAENRLHAQKAVLIWLLEHA
- a CDS encoding acetylornithine transaminase translates to MTHTEELATRWSAVMMHNYKTPPVALARGAGATVWDVDGREYTDLLGGIATTILGHAHPRVVEAITKQAQTLGHVSNLAMHEPGITLAERLLELAGRPGRVFFCNSGAEANEAAFKLSRLTGRTEVVTAEGSFHGRTMGALALTGQPGKADAFAPLPGGVRFVPYGDSEALAGTVTDRTAMVLLEPMLGEGGVQPAPPGYLAAAARTAEASGALFAVDEVQTGTGRTGHWFAHQADGVAPDVVTLAKAIGGGLPLGATLAFGDAADLMTAGSHGSTFGGNPIAAAAALAVLDTIRDEGLLERAKELEHRFTAGIEGLGHPGVSGVRGKGALLGVVLTARVAAALEARLREAGFLANAVAPDVLRLAPSLVLTDAQVDAFVAALPAALDAVAQQ
- the argB gene encoding acetylglutamate kinase codes for the protein MSAPQDPTPPDVRVDEAPPTVPAVRKRIGTSRVMRTYDPEGDARKVAVLTGALPWLKEFHGNVVVIKYGGHAMVDEDCRRAFAEDMVFLRTCGILPVVVHGGGPQITEMLGRLGIPSEFRGGLRVTTPETVDVVRMVLTGQVGPDIVGLINQHGPMAVHLSGEDGGLFTAERTTATVDGEQVDIGLVGDVAAVDPTPVTALLEAGHIPVVASVAPDADGVVHNVNADTAAAAVAVALGAVKLVVLTDVEGLYADWPDRDSLVQQIDAGELAEILPTLDSGMVPKMAACLRAVEGGVKRATVVDGRTPHALLLEMFTSEGTGTMVVPARATTGEEPA
- the argJ gene encoding bifunctional glutamate N-acetyltransferase/amino-acid acetyltransferase ArgJ — encoded protein: MSVTAPQGFSAAGVAAGLKSSGAPDVAVVLNTGPDDAAAAVFTTNRFPAAPVLWSRQVLAGERARAVVLNSGGANACTGPEGFQDTHATAEHAAAELGIGAIDVAVASTGLIGVRLPMDELTAGVTAAVEALSEDGGPDAARAIMTTDSVPKTTVQARDGWTVGGMAKGAGMLAPSLATMLVVLTTDAVVDAATLQTALKQATSVSFERVDSDGCLSTNDTVIVLANGASGVTPSAEEVTEALTAAATDLAMQLLADAEGSTKDIAITVRNAASVEDALTAGRACARNNLLKTALFGNDPNWGRVLAAIGTTDAAFEPDRVDVTINGVTVCRGGAIGDPREGVDLTGREITIDVDLGAGGEQATIWTNDLSVAYVHENSAYST
- the argC gene encoding N-acetyl-gamma-glutamyl-phosphate reductase; translated protein: MSGQQTWTVGVTGATGYAGGEVCRLLAGHPYLRLAGVHANSSAGRRLGELQPHLLPYADLEVRPSGAADLAGYDVVVLALPHGESAAIAAQLPDDTLVIDCGADHRLNDPAAWARWYGSEHAGTWPYGLPELPGQREQLTGARRIAVPGCYPTSVTLALAPALAAGLVEPDVVVVAASGTSGAGKSAKPHLLGSEVMGSVSAYGVGGVHRHTPEMVQNLSQAAGAPVTVSFTPTLVPMSRGILATCSAPLAAGTDEAAARAAYEKAYADEPFVHLLPEGQWPTTAQVLSANTVALQVAIDPDAGRLVVVAAVDNLTKGTGGAAIQCANLALGLPEVTGLPVVGVAP
- a CDS encoding patatin-like phospholipase family protein, giving the protein MTDSGRWAYLDGGHEGRSVLGISFSGGGIRSAAFCLGAYQALSRQGLFQRARYLSAVSGGSYIAGALTVAQGKSDAEALRGEAAPWSRGSPEEWYLRTHLSYLAPGLTGRLWLVVNFVYGLLLNLLPLVVGSYLAGRIVGLVYGATIRGIGRPDGRLVGAVAWGSAAAAGLFLAAIVLVGVRRFFDKSRFRAVPGERPLRRTATALVAGSGVVAVLAVCLPLLVHLLGVALADDPFWVGRADDLGSRRLLVTVAMVVGVVLLGALAVLLMRLGRARAFQGVLAFLSGWGILAVPLLLAAEGEARSGWDPPLDVWVLLGALATLAVCGFCIHNRRYSMHLYYRERLSHAFVLKRTSSAGGVRVAPVPYDDEVRLSDVGREIEAKRRSGLPFPELIVCAAVAAREGDVPNKSWAASFTFDPCRSGSVDLAPLVETSELERTHTRGGSGLTLPSMMAISGAAISPTMGRFTLPALRLLMALANLRLGVWIPNPFRRGDVAAPPSRGRSRVRRVARALATGWREPGGLYVLKEAMGLAGTRGRFIHVSDGGHWENLGLVELIRRRCTHMVVVDASAGGRSPLQDIARAAALARSDLGAEVRLDPAATLPSTETGLADEPVAVGSVTYPDGSMGVIYYARCVLWDGVPMDLAVFREKDHQFPQHPTANQWFSGEQFDAYRALGWEVAVALAQRANVPLDQFEGGEGDSEDPAESVLVM
- a CDS encoding P-loop ATPase, Sll1717 family, which translates into the protein MRILTRNQPLGPPYTEELLRSPRGIFEQLYDRMNGCHGRAERDDPVYVVGRKGSGKTAFLVGTAFVDGAKVILIKSEDAYHEIERLRIRYAREVGPLFAENLAHVWQVLLTHAAMLLSCRVPGLRHTGEGRLIASYLSSYGNPSSLEPGRLLARVGSALSDVLVRSIPGLTVEEMCASLRTDVATYEVAHRSFVDLIERERVRLYVVVDNLEDLHVHVAELRTTLSGLFRATREFAGTADAQPFKVRFAFPAELVQRLRDLTANPEKDFLDYLVIRWTAAELMTIAGNRLRRYLDLYHQDDLGRLGLPRQHDERDHQMAEATLRSLLPRGGMRTGLGSDEDPVAYIMRHTQLLPRHLIQILNEILSRSARHRRGVPVATPRDVLDGVREAELRIVDGILSSYSHDYPYMATALGYLKNHIPNTLTCSELHRAFNAAGVARSGVDYSDFLEAALDVGVLGIVDGSTSRYTVGRFSYTFTETLRPVEDEDQVCVHPLFMFRLFDRGGIRRLRDQGRLPVYPYGSDTGQFDRD